In Pseudomonas alcaliphila JAB1, a single window of DNA contains:
- a CDS encoding MmgE/PrpD family protein has protein sequence MSKHTQQLAAFLAELAYEQIPEHVLDRTEDLFLDWLGSALASEGARPIPLFEAYAQKMGPADGPARILVNGRGTSAYFAALVNGASSHLVEQDDLHNSSVLHPATVVFPAALAAAQDLGKSGRELLLASVAGYEAGIRIGEFLGRSHYRIFHTTATVGTLAAAVAVGKLLDFDQQQFVHLLGNAGTQAAGLWEFLRDAADSKQLHTAKAAADGLLAAYFTEQGLTGAQNILEGEQGMAAGMSRDADPSKLSDRLGRRWALVETSFKFHASCRHTHPAADALLDLMQREGLRHQQIERVVARVHQGAIDVLGRVTVPQTVHQAKFSMGTVLGLIAVHGSAQLTEFANLALQDPAVAAFRDKVQMRLDPEVDVAYPQRWLGRVEVITTEGRTLRGAIDEPKGDPGNTLSRAELEDKFRRLLAFAGQRSSDEAGVLIERVWRLRETDDLSQFA, from the coding sequence ATGAGCAAACATACTCAACAACTGGCCGCGTTCCTTGCCGAACTCGCCTACGAGCAGATTCCCGAGCACGTACTGGACCGCACCGAAGACCTGTTCCTAGACTGGCTAGGTTCGGCCCTGGCCAGTGAAGGCGCGCGGCCTATCCCGCTGTTCGAGGCCTATGCGCAGAAGATGGGCCCGGCCGATGGTCCGGCGCGCATCCTTGTCAATGGCCGCGGCACCTCGGCGTACTTCGCCGCGCTGGTCAACGGTGCCTCCTCGCACCTGGTGGAGCAGGACGACCTGCACAACAGCTCGGTGCTGCACCCGGCCACCGTGGTCTTCCCGGCCGCTTTGGCGGCGGCGCAGGACCTGGGCAAGTCCGGCCGCGAACTGCTGCTGGCCTCGGTGGCCGGCTACGAGGCGGGCATTCGCATCGGCGAATTCCTTGGCCGCTCGCACTACCGCATCTTCCACACCACGGCCACGGTGGGCACCTTGGCCGCTGCCGTGGCGGTGGGCAAGCTGCTGGACTTCGACCAGCAGCAGTTCGTGCACCTGCTCGGCAATGCCGGTACCCAGGCTGCAGGCTTGTGGGAATTCCTGCGCGACGCCGCCGACTCCAAACAACTGCATACCGCCAAGGCCGCGGCTGATGGCCTGCTGGCCGCCTACTTTACCGAGCAGGGCCTGACCGGCGCGCAGAACATCCTCGAAGGCGAGCAGGGCATGGCCGCCGGCATGTCCCGCGATGCCGACCCAAGCAAGCTGTCGGACCGTCTCGGCCGGCGCTGGGCGCTGGTGGAGACTTCGTTCAAGTTCCACGCCTCCTGCCGCCATACCCATCCGGCGGCTGACGCGCTGCTCGACCTGATGCAGCGCGAAGGTTTGCGCCACCAGCAGATCGAGCGAGTCGTCGCCCGCGTGCATCAGGGCGCCATCGATGTGCTCGGCCGCGTGACCGTGCCGCAGACCGTGCACCAGGCCAAGTTCTCCATGGGCACGGTGCTCGGCCTGATCGCCGTGCATGGCAGCGCGCAACTGACCGAGTTCGCCAACCTGGCGCTGCAGGACCCGGCCGTGGCCGCCTTCCGCGACAAGGTGCAGATGCGTCTGGACCCGGAGGTGGATGTGGCTTACCCGCAGCGCTGGCTGGGCCGCGTCGAGGTAATCACCACCGAGGGTCGCACCCTGCGTGGCGCCATCGACGAGCCTAAGGGCGACCCCGGCAACACCCTCAGCCGCGCCGAGCTGGAAGACAAGTTCCGTCGCCTGCTGGCTTTCGCCGGCCAGCGCAGCAGCGATGAGGCCGGCGTGCTGATCGAGCGGGTCTGGCGCCTGCGCGAAACCGACGACCTGAGCCAGTTTGCCTGA
- a CDS encoding MaoC family dehydratase N-terminal domain-containing protein, whose amino-acid sequence MSDSAFSAWIGRSEEVHDQLSRNLVKRIAATFGEATPAHGEALPPLWHWAFFQEPVAENGLGEDGHPARGGFLPPADNRNRMWAGGRIEFIQPLRVGGEASRVSTIKHIEEKHGRTGALLFVTVQHDYLQDGQLAIREEQDIVYREPSPPKASSGELLVAGDWREAVTPSSTLLFRYSAVTFNGHRIHYDWPYVTETEGYSGLVVHGPLIATLNLRAFCRANPQARLRHFAYRGLRPLIAPQPFEVGGRISGEGQAELWAGNEVGLAQRADVQFD is encoded by the coding sequence ATGAGTGATTCTGCTTTTTCCGCCTGGATCGGTCGTAGTGAAGAAGTCCACGACCAACTCAGCCGCAACCTGGTCAAGCGCATCGCCGCCACCTTCGGCGAAGCCACGCCGGCCCATGGCGAGGCGCTGCCGCCGCTGTGGCACTGGGCGTTTTTTCAAGAGCCAGTCGCCGAGAACGGTCTGGGCGAGGACGGCCATCCGGCGCGCGGAGGCTTTCTGCCGCCGGCCGACAACCGCAACCGCATGTGGGCCGGTGGCCGTATCGAGTTCATCCAGCCACTGCGGGTGGGCGGCGAAGCCAGCCGGGTATCGACCATCAAGCACATCGAGGAAAAGCACGGCCGCACCGGCGCGCTGCTGTTCGTCACCGTGCAGCACGACTACCTGCAGGACGGCCAACTGGCCATCCGCGAGGAGCAGGACATCGTCTACCGCGAGCCCAGCCCGCCCAAGGCCAGCAGCGGCGAGCTGCTGGTCGCTGGTGACTGGCGCGAGGCGGTAACGCCGTCCAGCACGCTGCTGTTTCGCTACAGCGCCGTGACCTTCAACGGCCACCGCATCCATTACGACTGGCCCTACGTCACCGAAACCGAAGGCTACAGCGGCCTGGTGGTGCACGGCCCGCTGATCGCCACCCTGAACCTGCGCGCTTTCTGCCGCGCCAACCCGCAGGCGCGCCTGCGTCATTTTGCCTATCGCGGCCTGCGCCCGCTGATCGCGCCGCAGCCGTTCGAGGTGGGTGGGCGCATCAGCGGCGAGGGCCAGGCCGAGCTGTGGGCGGGTAACGAGGTCGGCCTGGCGCAGCGCGCCGACGTGCAATTCGACTGA
- the phhA gene encoding phenylalanine 4-monooxygenase — protein MKSTQYLAREPDESGFIHYPESEHQVWNTLITRQLKVIQNRACLEYLDGIEQLGLPLERIPQLGEINRVLEASTGWRVARVPALIPFQTFFELLASKQFPVATFIRKPEELDYLQEPDIFHEIFGHCPMLTNPWFAEFTHTYGKLGLQATKEQRVYLARLYWLTIEFGLLDTPQGRRIYGGGILSSPKETLYALSDVPEHQPFDALEAMRTPYRIDILQPVYFVLPELKHLFELAQEDIMALVHQAMALGLHTPKFPPKAA, from the coding sequence ATGAAGAGTACGCAGTACCTGGCACGGGAACCGGACGAGAGTGGCTTTATCCATTACCCGGAAAGCGAACATCAGGTGTGGAACACCCTGATCACTCGCCAGTTGAAGGTGATCCAGAACCGCGCCTGCCTAGAGTATCTGGACGGTATCGAACAGCTCGGCCTGCCGCTGGAACGCATCCCCCAGCTCGGTGAGATCAACCGTGTACTCGAAGCCAGCACCGGCTGGCGCGTGGCGCGGGTACCGGCACTGATCCCGTTCCAGACCTTCTTCGAACTGCTGGCCAGCAAGCAGTTTCCGGTGGCCACCTTCATCCGCAAGCCCGAGGAGCTGGACTACCTGCAGGAACCGGACATCTTCCACGAGATATTCGGCCACTGCCCGATGCTCACCAACCCCTGGTTCGCCGAATTCACCCACACCTACGGCAAGCTCGGCCTGCAGGCCACGAAAGAGCAGCGCGTCTATCTGGCGCGGCTGTACTGGCTGACCATCGAGTTCGGCCTGCTCGACACCCCGCAGGGCCGGCGCATCTACGGCGGCGGCATCCTCTCCTCGCCGAAGGAAACTCTCTACGCACTGTCCGACGTGCCCGAACACCAGCCCTTCGATGCACTGGAAGCGATGCGCACGCCGTATCGCATCGATATCCTGCAGCCGGTGTACTTCGTCCTGCCCGAGCTCAAGCACCTGTTCGAGCTGGCTCAGGAAGACATCATGGCGCTGGTGCATCAGGCCATGGCGCTGGGCCTGCACACGCCGAAGTTTCCGCCGAAAGCCGCGTAG
- a CDS encoding CaiB/BaiF CoA-transferase family protein, producing MNNAQQPRPLDGITVVSLEHAIAAPFCTRQLADLGARVIKVERPGSGDFARGYDERVDGLASHFVWTNRSKESLTLDLKQDDAMQVLGSLLAKADVLVQNLAPGAAARMGLSFEALHERFPQLIVCDISGYGEGGPYEQKKAYDLLIQSEGGFLSVTGGAGEEEMAKAGCSIADIAAGMYAYTGVLSALMLRGKTGVGSRVDVSMLESLVEWMGYPLYYAYDGATPPPRAGAAHSTIYPYGPFPAGDGGTVMLGLQNEREWQAFCAKVLEQPELANDERFSANFKRSANRSELRALIVEAFSRMSSAQVIERLELAQIANAQVNDMAGVWAHPQLEARQRWRQVDSPSGSLPALLPPGRNSAFEPRMDAIPALGQHTDALLAELGYGAGDIQRLHQQGAV from the coding sequence ATGAACAACGCACAACAACCACGGCCACTGGATGGCATCACCGTGGTCAGCCTGGAGCACGCCATCGCCGCGCCGTTCTGTACCCGCCAGCTCGCCGACCTCGGCGCGCGGGTGATCAAGGTCGAGCGTCCCGGCAGTGGCGATTTCGCCCGCGGCTATGACGAGCGGGTCGACGGCCTTGCCTCGCATTTCGTCTGGACCAACCGCTCCAAGGAAAGCCTTACCCTCGACCTCAAGCAGGACGATGCGATGCAGGTGCTCGGCAGCCTGCTGGCCAAGGCCGATGTACTGGTGCAGAACCTTGCACCGGGCGCTGCCGCGCGCATGGGGTTGTCGTTCGAGGCGCTGCACGAGCGCTTCCCGCAACTGATCGTCTGCGACATCTCCGGCTACGGCGAGGGCGGCCCGTACGAGCAGAAGAAGGCCTACGACCTGCTGATCCAGAGCGAGGGCGGCTTTCTCTCCGTCACCGGCGGCGCTGGCGAGGAGGAGATGGCCAAGGCCGGCTGCTCCATCGCCGATATCGCCGCCGGCATGTACGCCTACACCGGCGTGCTCTCGGCGCTGATGCTGCGCGGCAAGACCGGTGTCGGCAGCCGCGTTGACGTATCGATGCTGGAAAGCCTGGTGGAGTGGATGGGCTACCCGCTGTACTACGCCTACGACGGCGCCACGCCGCCGCCGCGCGCTGGCGCCGCGCACTCGACCATCTACCCCTACGGCCCGTTCCCGGCCGGCGACGGCGGCACGGTGATGCTCGGCCTGCAGAACGAGCGCGAATGGCAGGCGTTCTGCGCCAAGGTGCTGGAGCAGCCGGAGCTGGCCAACGATGAACGCTTTTCTGCCAACTTCAAGCGCTCGGCCAACCGCAGCGAGCTGCGTGCGCTGATCGTCGAGGCGTTCTCACGCATGAGCTCGGCGCAGGTGATCGAGCGTCTGGAGCTGGCACAGATCGCCAATGCCCAGGTCAACGACATGGCGGGCGTCTGGGCTCACCCGCAACTCGAAGCGCGCCAGCGTTGGCGCCAGGTCGACAGTCCCAGCGGCAGCCTGCCGGCACTGCTGCCGCCGGGGCGCAACAGCGCCTTCGAGCCGCGCATGGATGCCATCCCGGCGCTGGGCCAGCACACCGATGCGTTGCTCGCCGAGCTGGGCTACGGCGCCGGCGATATCCAGCGCCTGCATCAGCAGGGGGCTGTATGA
- a CDS encoding acyl-CoA dehydrogenase family protein → MDYNNNEELNAIREGVRALCAEFPAEYWRKIDEEKGFPEAFVTAMTEAGWLSAMIPEEYGGSGLGLAEASVILEEVNHCGGNSGTIHGQMYNMFTLLRNGSEEQKRHYLPKLASGELRLQSMGVTEPTTGTDTTKIKTTAVRQGDKYVINGQKVWISRVQHSDLMILLARTTPLAEVQRKSEGMSIFLVDLREAIGNGLTVQPIANMVNHETNELFFDNLEIPASSLIGEEGKGFRYILDGLNAERTLIAAECIGDGRWFIEKSAQYARDRVVFGRPIGQNQGVQFPIAEAHIEIEAADLMRWRACEEYDAGRNAGAAANMAKYLAAKASWEAANACLQTHGGFGFANEYDVERKFRETRLYQVAPISTNLILSYVAEHLLELPRSF, encoded by the coding sequence ATGGACTACAACAATAACGAAGAACTCAACGCCATCCGTGAAGGCGTGCGCGCGCTCTGTGCGGAGTTCCCGGCCGAATACTGGCGCAAGATCGATGAGGAGAAGGGCTTCCCGGAAGCCTTCGTCACGGCCATGACCGAGGCTGGCTGGCTGTCGGCGATGATCCCGGAAGAATACGGCGGCTCGGGTCTGGGCCTGGCCGAGGCGTCGGTGATCCTCGAGGAGGTCAACCACTGCGGCGGCAACTCCGGCACCATCCACGGGCAGATGTACAACATGTTCACCCTGCTGCGTAACGGCAGCGAGGAGCAGAAGCGCCACTACCTGCCCAAGCTGGCCAGCGGCGAGCTGCGTCTGCAGTCGATGGGCGTCACCGAGCCGACCACCGGCACCGACACCACCAAGATCAAGACCACCGCCGTGCGCCAAGGCGACAAGTACGTGATCAACGGGCAGAAGGTGTGGATCTCGCGCGTGCAGCATTCCGATCTGATGATCCTGCTGGCGCGCACCACGCCACTGGCCGAGGTGCAGCGCAAGTCTGAAGGCATGTCGATCTTCCTGGTCGACCTGCGCGAGGCCATCGGCAACGGCCTGACCGTGCAGCCGATCGCCAACATGGTCAACCACGAGACCAACGAGCTGTTCTTCGACAACCTGGAGATTCCCGCCAGCAGCCTAATCGGCGAAGAGGGCAAGGGTTTCCGCTACATCCTCGACGGCCTCAATGCCGAGCGCACGCTGATCGCTGCCGAGTGCATCGGTGACGGTCGCTGGTTCATCGAGAAGTCCGCGCAGTACGCCCGCGACCGCGTGGTGTTCGGTCGGCCCATCGGCCAGAACCAGGGCGTGCAGTTCCCCATCGCCGAGGCGCACATCGAGATCGAGGCCGCCGACCTGATGCGCTGGCGCGCCTGCGAGGAATACGACGCCGGGCGCAACGCTGGGGCAGCGGCGAACATGGCCAAGTACCTGGCGGCCAAGGCCAGCTGGGAGGCGGCCAACGCCTGCCTGCAGACCCACGGCGGCTTCGGTTTCGCCAACGAATACGACGTCGAGCGCAAGTTCCGCGAAACCCGCCTGTACCAGGTGGCGCCGATCTCCACCAACCTGATCCTGAGCTACGTGGCCGAGCACTTGCTCGAACTGCCCCGTTCCTTCTGA
- a CDS encoding TRAP transporter substrate-binding protein, with protein sequence MFKLTAKALACAAIFSCAGLAQAADAPILIKFAHVVADNTPKGQGALLFKQLAEERLPGRVKVEVYPNSSLFGDGKEMEALLLGDVQMLAPSLAKFEQYAKPVQIFDLPFLFDNMEAVDRFQASPEGRGLLTSMEDKNITGLAYWHNGLKVMSANKPLRDPADARGLKFRVQASAVLEEQFKAVRANPRKMSFAEVYQGLQTGVVNGTENTWSNYFSQKVHEVQKYMTESDHGLIDYMVITNTKFWKGLPDDVRSELETIMAEVSVEVNKQADELNRTAKEDIAKAGTTEIIELTPQQRAEWREAMRPVWQKFEKEIGAELIQAAEKSNQG encoded by the coding sequence ATGTTCAAACTCACCGCCAAGGCGCTCGCCTGCGCCGCCATCTTCTCTTGTGCCGGCCTTGCCCAGGCTGCTGATGCGCCCATCCTGATCAAGTTCGCCCATGTGGTTGCAGACAACACACCCAAGGGCCAGGGCGCGTTGCTGTTCAAGCAACTGGCCGAAGAGCGTCTGCCGGGCCGGGTGAAGGTGGAGGTCTACCCCAACTCGTCGCTGTTCGGCGATGGCAAGGAGATGGAGGCGCTGCTGCTCGGCGACGTGCAGATGCTGGCGCCGTCGCTGGCCAAGTTCGAGCAGTACGCCAAACCGGTGCAGATCTTCGACCTGCCATTTCTGTTCGACAACATGGAGGCGGTCGATCGCTTCCAGGCCAGCCCCGAGGGGCGTGGATTGCTGACCTCCATGGAGGACAAGAACATCACCGGCCTGGCCTACTGGCACAACGGTCTGAAGGTGATGTCGGCCAACAAGCCGCTGCGCGATCCGGCCGATGCCCGGGGTCTGAAGTTCCGCGTGCAGGCGTCGGCGGTGCTGGAGGAGCAGTTCAAGGCGGTGCGCGCCAACCCGCGCAAGATGAGTTTTGCCGAGGTCTATCAGGGGCTGCAGACCGGCGTGGTCAACGGCACCGAGAACACCTGGTCGAACTACTTCAGCCAGAAGGTGCACGAGGTGCAGAAGTACATGACCGAGTCCGACCATGGCCTGATCGACTACATGGTGATCACCAACACCAAATTCTGGAAGGGTCTGCCGGATGACGTGCGCAGTGAGCTGGAAACCATCATGGCCGAGGTTTCCGTCGAGGTGAACAAGCAGGCTGACGAACTCAACCGCACGGCCAAAGAGGATATTGCCAAGGCTGGCACCACCGAGATCATCGAGTTGACCCCGCAGCAGCGCGCCGAATGGCGTGAGGCGATGCGCCCGGTGTGGCAGAAGTTCGAGAAGGAGATCGGCGCCGAACTTATCCAGGCGGCAGAGAAGTCCAACCAGGGCTGA
- a CDS encoding CoA ester lyase translates to MSDSVIRSALFVPASRPERIPKALAVGADAVIVDLEDAVQESLKVEARAHLDAFLTANPEARLLVRINAPEHAGHGADIELCGRHAGVIGVLLPKVESAAQVARVAACGKPVWPIIESAAGLLALAEIARSEGVERLSFGALDLGLDLGLSSGSAAAERILDQARYALLLHSRTAGLAAPLDSVFPAIEDREGLARTTRDARDMGFDGLLCIHPTQVAIVHDALRPTDQELAWARRVMAAASSGEGVFVVDGQMVDAPVLGRARRLLQRAGEP, encoded by the coding sequence ATGAGCGATTCCGTGATCCGCAGCGCCCTGTTCGTGCCGGCGAGTCGCCCGGAGCGCATTCCCAAGGCGCTCGCCGTCGGTGCCGACGCGGTCATCGTCGACCTCGAAGACGCCGTACAGGAGAGCCTTAAGGTCGAGGCCCGGGCTCATCTCGATGCCTTTCTTACGGCCAATCCTGAAGCGCGGCTGCTGGTGCGCATCAACGCGCCGGAACACGCTGGGCACGGCGCCGATATCGAACTCTGTGGCCGTCATGCCGGTGTCATCGGCGTGCTGCTGCCCAAGGTGGAAAGTGCTGCGCAGGTGGCGCGTGTGGCGGCCTGCGGCAAGCCGGTGTGGCCGATCATCGAGAGTGCAGCGGGGCTGCTGGCGCTGGCGGAGATCGCCCGCAGCGAAGGCGTCGAGCGCCTGTCCTTCGGCGCCCTCGACCTGGGGCTGGACCTGGGCCTGAGCAGCGGCAGCGCCGCGGCCGAACGGATCCTCGACCAGGCCCGTTATGCCTTGCTGCTGCATTCGCGCACGGCCGGTTTGGCAGCGCCGCTGGACAGCGTATTTCCCGCCATCGAGGACCGCGAAGGCCTTGCCCGCACGACGCGCGATGCCCGCGACATGGGCTTTGACGGTTTGCTCTGCATCCACCCGACTCAGGTGGCGATCGTCCACGACGCCTTGCGCCCGACCGACCAGGAATTGGCCTGGGCGCGCCGGGTGATGGCAGCGGCCAGCAGCGGCGAAGGCGTTTTCGTGGTCGACGGCCAGATGGTCGACGCTCCCGTACTCGGTCGCGCTCGTCGTCTGCTGCAACGCGCAGGAGAACCGTAG
- a CDS encoding sigma-54-dependent transcriptional regulator, with protein MRIKVHCQNRVGILRDILNLLVDYGINVARGEVGGEQGNAIYLHCPNLINLQFQSLRPKFEAIPGVFGVKRVGLMPSERRHLELNALLGALDFPVLSIDMGGSIVAANRSAAQLLGVRVDEVPGMALSRYAEDFDLPELVRANKARINGLRVKIKGDVFLADIAPLQNEHDDSEALAGAVLTLHRADRVGERIYHVRKQELRGFDSIFQSSKVMAAVVKEARRMAPLDAPLLIEGETGTGKELLARACHLASPRGQSPFMALNCAGLPESMAETELFGYGPGAFEGARPEGKLGLLELTAGGTLFLDGVGEMSPRLQAKLLRFLQDGCFRRVGSDEEVYLDVRVICATQVDLSELCAHGEFRQDLYHRLNVLSLHIPPLRECLDGLAPLVEHFLDSASRQIGCALPKLAPQAFERMAHYHWPGNVRQLENVLFQAVSLCDGGTVKAEHIRLPDYGAPQPLGEFSVEGSLDDILGRFEKAVLERLFRDHPSSRQLGKRLGVSHTTIANKLRQHGLGKD; from the coding sequence ATGCGTATCAAAGTCCACTGCCAGAACCGTGTCGGCATCCTGCGTGACATCCTCAACCTGCTGGTCGACTACGGCATCAACGTCGCCCGCGGCGAAGTGGGCGGCGAGCAGGGCAACGCCATCTACCTGCACTGTCCAAATCTGATCAACCTGCAGTTCCAGTCGCTGCGGCCCAAATTCGAGGCCATTCCCGGCGTATTCGGCGTCAAGCGCGTCGGGCTGATGCCCAGCGAGCGCCGTCATCTGGAGCTCAACGCGCTGCTCGGTGCGCTGGATTTCCCGGTGCTGTCGATCGACATGGGCGGCAGCATCGTCGCCGCCAATCGCAGCGCCGCGCAGTTGCTCGGCGTGCGTGTGGACGAGGTGCCGGGCATGGCGCTGTCGCGTTATGCCGAGGACTTCGACCTGCCCGAGTTGGTGCGCGCCAACAAGGCGCGGATCAACGGCCTGCGGGTGAAGATCAAGGGCGACGTGTTCCTCGCCGATATCGCCCCGCTGCAGAATGAACACGACGACAGCGAGGCGCTGGCCGGCGCGGTGCTGACCCTGCACCGCGCCGACCGGGTCGGCGAGCGCATCTACCACGTGCGCAAGCAGGAGCTGCGCGGCTTCGACTCGATCTTCCAGAGCTCCAAGGTGATGGCCGCGGTAGTCAAGGAAGCGCGCCGTATGGCGCCGTTGGATGCACCGCTGCTGATCGAGGGCGAAACCGGCACCGGCAAGGAGCTGCTGGCGCGCGCCTGTCACCTGGCCAGCCCGCGCGGGCAATCGCCGTTCATGGCGCTCAACTGCGCCGGCCTGCCCGAGTCCATGGCCGAAACCGAGCTGTTCGGCTATGGCCCCGGCGCCTTCGAGGGTGCGCGCCCGGAAGGCAAGCTTGGCCTGCTGGAACTGACTGCAGGCGGCACGCTGTTTCTCGATGGCGTCGGCGAGATGAGCCCGCGTCTGCAGGCCAAGCTGCTGCGCTTTCTGCAGGATGGTTGCTTCCGCCGTGTGGGCAGCGACGAGGAGGTGTACCTGGACGTGCGAGTGATCTGCGCCACCCAGGTCGATTTGTCCGAACTCTGCGCCCATGGCGAGTTTCGTCAGGATCTCTACCACCGCCTTAACGTGCTCAGCCTGCATATCCCGCCGCTGCGCGAATGCCTCGATGGCCTGGCACCTTTGGTCGAGCACTTTCTCGATTCAGCCAGCCGGCAGATCGGCTGCGCGCTGCCGAAACTGGCGCCGCAGGCCTTCGAGCGCATGGCCCATTACCACTGGCCGGGCAACGTGCGGCAGCTGGAGAACGTGCTGTTCCAGGCGGTTTCGCTATGCGACGGCGGCACGGTAAAGGCCGAGCATATCCGCTTGCCGGACTATGGCGCGCCGCAGCCGTTGGGCGAGTTCTCGGTGGAAGGCAGCCTCGACGACATTCTCGGCCGCTTCGAGAAGGCGGTGCTGGAGCGGCTGTTCCGCGATCATCCCAGCAGCCGCCAGTTGGGCAAGCGCCTCGGTGTTTCCCATACGACCATCGCCAACAAGCTGCGGCAGCACGGGCTGGGGAAGGACTAG
- a CDS encoding nucleoside deaminase: MHPEYLALLQQAPASTHADDTWARLCCEQALLAVEEGCYAVGALLVDGAGELLCSARNQVFVSTYSSAAHAEMQVLDQLESEHAQVDRRGLTLYVSLEPCLMCYGRILLAGITRVRYLARDRDGGFALRHGRLPPAWANLASGLAVVQAKADPYWLDLAERIIERLQDRQAMRERVIAAWRGGG; encoded by the coding sequence ATGCACCCGGAATACCTCGCCCTGTTGCAGCAGGCGCCAGCCAGCACTCATGCCGATGACACCTGGGCCAGGCTCTGTTGCGAACAGGCCCTGCTGGCAGTCGAGGAAGGCTGTTATGCGGTCGGCGCCTTGTTGGTGGATGGCGCAGGTGAACTGTTGTGCAGCGCTCGCAACCAGGTGTTCGTCTCGACTTACAGCAGCGCCGCTCACGCCGAGATGCAGGTGCTCGACCAGCTCGAAAGCGAACATGCGCAGGTCGACCGCCGAGGTCTGACCCTGTACGTCAGCCTCGAACCCTGCCTGATGTGCTACGGCCGTATCCTGCTGGCCGGCATCACCCGCGTACGCTATCTGGCGCGTGACCGTGACGGCGGCTTCGCCCTGCGTCACGGCCGCCTGCCTCCGGCCTGGGCCAATCTCGCTTCCGGCCTTGCGGTGGTTCAGGCCAAGGCCGATCCCTACTGGCTCGACCTGGCCGAGCGGATTATCGAGCGCCTGCAGGACCGTCAGGCCATGCGCGAGCGTGTGATCGCGGCCTGGCGCGGCGGTGGTTGA
- a CDS encoding LysR substrate-binding domain-containing protein has translation MHFDLPDLRLFIHIAESPSLTQGARKAFLSPAAASARIKSLESQLGSRLLYRDSRGVELTPAGQRLLQHARLIMRQVDYLKSEFTEYGTDAAGHIRIFANTTAVTEFLPEVLAGFLAERPGVTVDLQERLSRDIVRGVLDGAADLGIIAGPVQAPGLQVLHFSTDRLVLAVPLGHALARRPSVSFNDTLAYQHIGLHEGSTLLSFLREQVEKLGGNLALRIQVSSFEAICRMIEGGVGIGIIPESAARRHSRTMQLAILQLDEAWAVRERSMLVRELDALPSSVRALIDRLNQGV, from the coding sequence ATGCATTTCGATCTGCCCGACCTGCGCCTGTTCATCCACATCGCCGAGTCGCCCAGCCTGACCCAGGGCGCGCGCAAGGCGTTTCTCTCGCCGGCCGCCGCCAGCGCGCGGATCAAGTCACTGGAAAGCCAGCTCGGCAGCCGCCTGCTGTATCGCGACAGCCGTGGCGTCGAGCTGACCCCGGCCGGCCAGCGCCTGTTGCAGCACGCGCGGCTGATCATGCGCCAGGTGGATTATCTGAAGAGCGAATTCACCGAATACGGCACCGACGCAGCAGGGCATATCCGCATCTTCGCCAACACCACGGCAGTGACCGAATTTCTCCCCGAGGTGCTGGCCGGTTTTCTCGCCGAACGCCCCGGCGTCACCGTCGATCTGCAGGAGCGCCTCAGCCGCGACATCGTACGTGGTGTGCTGGACGGCGCGGCGGATCTCGGCATCATCGCCGGCCCGGTGCAGGCGCCCGGCCTGCAGGTGCTGCACTTCAGCACCGACCGCCTGGTGCTGGCGGTGCCGCTGGGCCATGCCCTGGCGCGGCGGCCATCGGTGAGCTTCAACGACACCCTCGCCTACCAGCACATCGGCCTGCACGAGGGCAGCACGCTGCTGAGTTTTTTGCGTGAACAGGTGGAGAAACTCGGCGGCAACCTGGCCCTGCGTATCCAGGTATCGAGCTTCGAGGCGATCTGCCGAATGATCGAAGGCGGCGTCGGCATCGGCATCATTCCCGAGTCGGCCGCGCGGAGGCACAGCCGCACCATGCAGCTGGCCATCCTGCAACTGGACGAAGCCTGGGCGGTGCGCGAACGCAGCATGCTGGTGCGTGAGCTGGACGCGCTGCCGAGCAGCGTGCGCGCGCTGATCGACCGGCTGAACCAGGGTGTGTAG
- a CDS encoding 4a-hydroxytetrahydrobiopterin dehydratase: MSLAQAQCEACRADAPKVTDEELAELIREIPDWNIEVRGDHMELERVYLFKNFRHALAFTNAVGAIAEEVGHHPALLTEWGKVTVTWWSHEMRGLHRNDFIMAARTDVLAASAEGRK, translated from the coding sequence ATGAGCCTTGCCCAAGCCCAATGCGAAGCCTGCCGCGCCGATGCGCCGAAAGTGACCGATGAAGAACTGGCCGAGCTGATCCGCGAGATCCCCGACTGGAACATCGAGGTACGCGGCGACCATATGGAACTGGAGCGCGTGTACCTGTTCAAGAACTTTCGCCATGCCCTGGCCTTCACCAACGCCGTGGGCGCCATTGCCGAGGAAGTCGGCCACCACCCGGCCCTGCTTACCGAATGGGGCAAGGTCACCGTCACCTGGTGGAGCCACGAGATGCGCGGCCTGCACCGCAACGACTTCATCATGGCCGCGCGCACCGACGTGCTGGCCGCCAGCGCCGAGGGCCGCAAGTGA